Proteins found in one Desulfatirhabdium butyrativorans DSM 18734 genomic segment:
- the holA gene encoding DNA polymerase III subunit delta: MAELFYRAFPSYLKSLHQDKDASPFAPVYLLHGDEMLYKSALDDLLDTMMTPEDRITRFESMEGIAENLFRAIESIQTFSFFPGIKVIGFLDTNIFTEHQEPSKTFSKLQEALSRQDSRSAAHHLGKLLDARSLTLDSAESDILAIFTEFGMSEKDRSLLSELLAYARQHRSGDGMDSAIQLLEKELMRGFPEGHHLILTAEAIDRRKSLYKRILEKGVVVDCSVPKDVSTKASRQAMEPIVDGEIQRVLSGHGKRLSGQAKAALIEKTGYHLRTIASELAKLVQYTGNRKEITAEDIRQAVTRSKTDPIYVFTNALTDKNLPQALSALDALLNGDLFPPQIIAAMHNQVRKMIVIRSFLDKTGVQGDMDFNTFQNRILPQIQAFDDALQLQVSQWHAMLSPPDEHPPSRKSKKTADSSRKTESVPGLMKKGQNPYPVFLLLNKVHRFTLARLVRLLQLLGEADEKLKSGTLHPRAVLEHVVMAFCIDDAALTP; encoded by the coding sequence ATGGCCGAGCTGTTCTATCGAGCGTTTCCATCATACCTGAAATCGCTTCATCAGGACAAGGACGCAAGTCCTTTTGCACCGGTGTATCTGTTGCATGGTGATGAAATGCTCTACAAATCGGCGCTGGATGATTTGCTTGACACGATGATGACTCCCGAAGACCGAATTACGCGGTTCGAATCCATGGAAGGCATCGCGGAAAACCTTTTCAGAGCCATCGAATCGATCCAGACGTTTTCGTTTTTTCCCGGCATCAAGGTCATCGGCTTTCTCGACACAAACATTTTTACAGAGCATCAGGAGCCATCCAAAACCTTCTCGAAGCTGCAGGAGGCCCTTTCCAGACAAGACTCCCGAAGTGCCGCCCATCATCTCGGAAAGCTTCTGGATGCCAGATCCCTCACTTTGGATTCGGCTGAATCCGACATTCTGGCGATTTTTACCGAATTCGGCATGAGCGAGAAGGACAGGTCCCTTCTTTCAGAGCTTCTCGCTTACGCCCGACAGCATCGTAGCGGCGATGGAATGGATTCGGCCATCCAACTGCTTGAAAAAGAGCTGATGCGCGGATTTCCCGAAGGCCATCACCTGATCCTGACTGCAGAAGCTATCGATCGGCGCAAATCCCTCTACAAACGCATTCTGGAAAAAGGCGTCGTTGTCGATTGCAGCGTCCCGAAGGACGTTTCGACAAAGGCTTCCCGTCAGGCCATGGAACCGATTGTGGATGGCGAAATCCAGCGGGTCCTTTCCGGTCACGGGAAACGGCTCTCCGGCCAGGCAAAGGCCGCGCTCATCGAGAAAACGGGTTATCATTTGCGCACAATCGCCTCGGAATTGGCCAAACTCGTGCAATATACCGGGAACCGCAAGGAAATCACGGCTGAAGATATCCGCCAGGCGGTCACCCGCTCCAAAACAGACCCCATCTATGTCTTTACCAATGCGCTTACCGATAAAAACCTGCCCCAGGCCCTCTCAGCCCTCGATGCCCTGCTCAACGGCGACCTCTTCCCGCCACAGATCATCGCGGCCATGCACAATCAGGTGCGTAAAATGATCGTTATCCGATCCTTTCTCGACAAGACCGGAGTTCAAGGTGATATGGATTTCAACACATTTCAGAATCGGATCCTCCCGCAAATTCAGGCATTCGACGATGCGCTGCAACTTCAGGTCAGCCAGTGGCATGCCATGCTTTCACCGCCGGATGAGCATCCACCATCAAGGAAATCGAAAAAAACGGCGGATTCATCCCGCAAGACCGAGTCTGTTCCGGGTCTCATGAAAAAAGGGCAAAATCCCTATCCGGTGTTTCTCTTGCTGAACAAAGTGCACCGTTTCACCTTGGCTCGTCTGGTGCGACTGCTTCAATTGCTGGGAGAAGCGGATGAAAAACTGAAATCCGGGACGCTTCATCCGCGGGCCGTCCTGGAGCATGTCGTTATGGCCTTCTGTATCGATGATGCTGCATTGACACCATAA
- a CDS encoding C40 family peptidase, translating to MIHDNIRCNSTVWTAMAVCIFMMILCPSISMGKTKPVKSLKTTKILKHAKPAKTARIPKTNHHAKTTEHHKTSIHTQTAKAGTCPSPISHLKSTKFENSAQPILHVYGMSDEQFEDKIQNYLGIPYRPNGTSRQGMDCSGFVSQFYRSYFGIQLPHNSLAQYQFSSLHRVDEEEMEPGDLVFFRNPKNHRINHVGMYLSDGQFVHASSSEGVTISSLDENYWKKRFVGSKRVMAFNRKGPEETFDMDAGVDIPIGPRNDFSTSVRNEIPVEKGQPSSDVLPGLNDRQAMAYLDAQRTHHVEISYAAKAANDAFKLNVAAIHESVYPQYAWLNPADLRSGAIDFRPSVKTDSKDDASLPLNRLGYKLSGDFQPSSWLTITPSVLIYDYPAERWQGYEVPKRTFGLNTQLNPLGNRYSLNMAIHYADQEDVTRSVFSDSLNTWDMALRLGIQLNDRWQFNIVGQHDIRSNASDASESIMPALHDLYMGFDFTY from the coding sequence ATGATACATGATAATATTCGCTGCAATTCGACGGTATGGACTGCCATGGCGGTCTGCATCTTCATGATGATTCTGTGCCCTTCCATTTCAATGGGCAAAACGAAGCCTGTAAAGTCACTGAAAACAACCAAAATCCTGAAACACGCCAAGCCCGCAAAGACAGCCAGGATACCGAAAACCAATCATCACGCCAAAACGACAGAACATCACAAGACTTCCATTCACACACAGACTGCGAAGGCTGGAACCTGTCCAAGTCCGATCAGTCATTTGAAATCGACAAAGTTTGAAAACTCGGCGCAGCCGATTCTGCATGTCTACGGAATGTCGGATGAGCAATTCGAAGATAAAATTCAAAATTATCTCGGAATTCCCTATAGACCGAACGGAACCTCCAGACAGGGTATGGATTGTTCGGGATTTGTCAGCCAGTTTTATCGCAGTTATTTTGGCATACAGCTTCCGCACAATTCCCTTGCCCAATACCAGTTTTCGAGCCTGCATCGGGTGGACGAAGAGGAAATGGAACCAGGGGATCTGGTCTTCTTCCGAAATCCCAAAAATCACCGCATCAACCATGTGGGCATGTACCTTTCAGACGGCCAGTTTGTCCATGCCAGCAGTTCCGAAGGAGTGACCATATCGAGCCTGGATGAAAACTATTGGAAAAAGCGGTTCGTTGGCTCCAAGCGGGTGATGGCATTCAATCGAAAGGGACCTGAGGAAACGTTCGATATGGATGCCGGTGTGGATATACCGATCGGACCCAGAAATGATTTCTCCACCAGCGTGCGCAACGAGATCCCGGTTGAAAAAGGGCAGCCTTCATCAGATGTGCTTCCGGGGTTGAACGACAGGCAGGCCATGGCCTATCTCGATGCCCAGCGCACACACCATGTGGAAATCTCCTATGCCGCAAAAGCCGCAAACGACGCTTTCAAACTCAATGTGGCAGCAATTCATGAATCTGTTTATCCGCAATATGCCTGGCTCAATCCTGCTGATTTGCGATCTGGGGCAATCGATTTTCGACCTTCTGTAAAAACCGATTCCAAAGATGATGCTTCTTTACCCCTCAATCGCCTGGGATACAAACTTTCCGGAGATTTCCAGCCCAGTTCCTGGTTGACCATCACACCCTCTGTGCTCATCTACGATTACCCGGCGGAGCGTTGGCAAGGCTATGAAGTCCCCAAAAGAACATTCGGTCTGAACACGCAGCTCAACCCCCTGGGAAACCGATATTCCCTGAATATGGCGATCCATTATGCCGATCAGGAGGATGTCACCAGATCGGTATTTTCCGATTCCCTCAACACATGGGATATGGCATTGCGCCTTGGCATTCAACTGAACGATCGGTGGCAATTCAACATCGTCGGTCAGCACGATATCCGCTCGAATGCCAGCGATGCCTCTGAATCCATCATGCCCGCCCTTCATGATCTCTACATGGGCTTCGATTTCACGTATTGA
- the pyk gene encoding pyruvate kinase — protein sequence MMRKTKIVCTIGPASRDPKILETLIQEGMQVARLNFSHGTHAEHLEMLTHIRAISDQLQRPVAVLQDLCGPKIRVGQIADNGIRLVPGQSIILRSEEDTPAPKDRIPVSYPSLAEDVRPGDRILLSDGMMEIQVERIEGLDVFCKVITGGLLSSHKGVNLVTGTFHAPSLTEKDKDDLAFGLAHGVDFVALSFVRKAADILDVKQRIQQAGKNVPVIAKIEKHEAIDAIDAIVAASDGIMVARGDLGVEIPLERVPHIQKELVRKARHAGKPVIIATQMLRSMVDSPRPTRAEASDVANAVLDGADAIMLSEESASGNYPVEAVRFMSRIASNAEAYYPYRSGLDTTPEKEISESVAFASCTIAEHLDAAGIVTPTRSGLTAMQVARYRPRQPILALSPELESIRKLCLVWGCIPIWVPDATAEDEAVRKASQIVLDAGLGKPGDLMVFTAGYPVWVSGLTNMLHVKRL from the coding sequence ATGATGCGTAAAACCAAGATCGTCTGCACGATAGGACCTGCAAGCCGAGACCCGAAAATACTCGAAACGCTGATCCAGGAAGGCATGCAGGTGGCCAGGCTCAATTTCTCTCACGGCACCCATGCCGAGCACCTGGAAATGCTGACGCACATCCGCGCCATCTCCGATCAGCTTCAGCGCCCGGTTGCCGTGCTGCAGGATTTGTGCGGGCCCAAAATTCGCGTGGGCCAAATCGCCGATAACGGCATTCGGCTGGTTCCCGGCCAATCGATCATCCTCCGATCCGAAGAGGATACGCCGGCGCCCAAAGATCGAATTCCGGTTTCCTATCCTTCGCTTGCAGAAGATGTCCGGCCAGGCGATCGTATTTTGCTCTCCGATGGGATGATGGAAATTCAGGTCGAACGGATCGAAGGACTGGATGTTTTCTGCAAGGTCATCACCGGAGGGCTCCTGAGCTCGCACAAAGGCGTCAATCTGGTGACCGGAACCTTTCATGCGCCATCCCTGACGGAAAAGGACAAGGACGATCTTGCCTTCGGACTGGCGCACGGCGTCGATTTCGTGGCGCTTTCCTTCGTCCGGAAAGCTGCAGACATTCTGGATGTGAAACAGCGGATTCAGCAGGCAGGAAAGAACGTTCCCGTCATTGCCAAGATCGAAAAACACGAGGCCATCGATGCCATCGATGCCATCGTTGCGGCATCGGACGGCATCATGGTAGCCCGAGGGGATCTGGGCGTCGAAATCCCCCTCGAGCGCGTCCCGCACATTCAGAAAGAACTCGTTCGAAAAGCCCGGCATGCCGGAAAACCGGTGATCATCGCCACACAGATGCTGCGCTCCATGGTCGACAGCCCGAGGCCAACCCGGGCAGAGGCTTCGGATGTGGCCAATGCGGTTCTGGACGGGGCCGATGCCATCATGCTCTCCGAGGAATCGGCAAGCGGCAATTATCCGGTGGAGGCCGTTCGCTTCATGAGCCGGATCGCATCCAATGCCGAGGCTTATTATCCCTATCGCAGCGGGCTGGACACCACACCCGAAAAGGAAATCTCCGAATCCGTCGCCTTCGCCTCCTGCACCATCGCCGAACATCTGGATGCTGCAGGCATCGTCACGCCAACCCGATCGGGACTCACGGCCATGCAGGTCGCCCGATACCGACCCAGGCAGCCGATTCTCGCGCTCTCACCCGAGCTGGAAAGCATCCGGAAACTCTGTCTCGTCTGGGGATGTATTCCGATCTGGGTGCCGGATGCCACGGCTGAAGACGAGGCCGTCAGGAAAGCCAGCCAGATCGTCCTGGATGCGGGACTCGGAAAACCCGGCGATTTGATGGTTTTTACCGCCGGATATCCGGTGTGGGTTTCCGGATTGACCAACATGCTCCATGTCAAACGGTTGTAA